The following are encoded together in the Salvia hispanica cultivar TCC Black 2014 chromosome 6, UniMelb_Shisp_WGS_1.0, whole genome shotgun sequence genome:
- the LOC125196761 gene encoding ALA-interacting subunit 1-like gives MSSDDGSSKKVSRKPRYSRFTQQELPACKPILTPALVIGILMCLGIIFIPIGLLALSASENVVEVVDRYDDVCIPSTDQKVGFIKDPATNKTCIRSFTIPKKMRKPVYVYYQLDNFYQNHRRYVKSRSDRQLWNPKAESSTTPCDPEGQTSDGKPIVPCGLIAWSLFNDTYMLSKNDAALQINKKDIAWRSDRTHKFGSNIYPKNFQNGTLIGGAKLDESIPLSQQEDLMVWMRTSALPTFRKLYGKIETDLEANEKITVTIQNNYNTYSFNGRKKLVISTATWIGGKNDFIGKMYMAVGGTSIVLGVIFSLLYVFKPRPLGDPSYLSWNKSPTLD, from the exons atgaGTTCTGATGATGGATCCTCTAAAAAGGTTTCCAGGAAACCCAGAT ATTCAAGATTTACTCAGCAAGAACTCCCCGCCTGCAAACCGATTCTTACTCCTGCATTG GTCATTGGAATTCTTATGTGCCTTGGCATAATCTTCATACCAATCGGTCTGCTTGCTCTTTCCGCATCCGAGAAT GTGGTTGAAGTGGTCGACCGTTATGACGACGTGTGCATTCCATCAACTGACCAGAAGGTTGGCTTCATCAAAGATCCTGCAACTAACAAAACCTGCATCAGGAGCTTCACT ATTCCAAAGAAGATGAGGAAGCCAGTCTATGTGTATTACCAGCTTGACAACTTCTATCAGAATCACAGAAG ATATGTGAAAAGCAGAAGTGACCGTCAGTTATGGAACCCCAAAGCTGAGTCTAGCACCACTCCATGTGATCCAGAAGGGCAAACAAGTGACGGTAAGCCCATTGTTCCATGTGGGCTGATTGCTTGGAGTTTGTTCAACGATACCTACATGCTGTCCAAGAACGATGCTGCTTTGCAAATTAACAAGAAAGACATCGCTTGGAGGAGCGATAGAACTCATAAATTCGGTTCCAATATCTACCCCAAGAACTTCCAGAATGGCACCTTGATTGGGGGTGCAAAACTTGATGAGAGCATACCT CTGAGCCAGCAAGAGGATCTGATGGTGTGGATGCGGACTTCAGCGCTGCCTACGTTCAGGAAACTATACGGGAAGATCGAGACAGACCTCGAAGCCAATGAGAAGATCACAGTGACTATACAGAACAACTACAACACATACTCCTTCAATGGGAGGAAGAAGCTGGTGATCTCAACGGCGACATGGATTGGTGGGAAGAATGACTTTATTGGCAAAATGTACATGGCTGTTGGAGGGACCAGCATTGTTCTTGGTGTCATTTTCTCACTTCTTTATGTTTTCAAGCCAAG GCCTTTGGGAGATCCCTCCTATCTGTCATGGAACAAGAGTCCAACCTTGGATTGA
- the LOC125196762 gene encoding succinate dehydrogenase subunit 4, mitochondrial-like → MANSRSASAAIRLSRSAASAFRGSSAGRQIPHTPSAAGQSAIGRPRALMFPTGGNISSSASCLNRVASRPYSSSAQIPGTRAIRSVLWHINDGMEEVLADYVHHEMTRTWISICLRLFVIIMTKDVVVAVADL, encoded by the exons ATGGCAAATTCTCGAAGCGCATCAGCGGCGATTCGCCTGAGCAGATCGGCGGCGTCAGCCTTCCGAGGCTCAAGCGCAGGCCGCCAGATTCCCCACACTCCATCCGCCGCCGGCCAATCGGCTATCGGGCGCCCCCGTGCCCTAATGTTCCCCACTGGCGGCAACATCTCTTCCTCTGCTTCATGCCTCAACCGCGTAGCATCCCGCCCCTACTCCTCTTCTGCCCAG ATCCCAGGAACTAGAGCTATTCGGTCTGTACTCTGGCATATAAATGACGGAATGGAAGAGGTTCTGGCTGATTATGTTCACCATGAAATGACTCGAACATGGATCTCAATCTGTTTGAGACTGTTTGTTATAATCATGACCAAGGATGTTGTCGTGGCTGTTGCTGATCTCTAA
- the LOC125195869 gene encoding probable cyclic nucleotide-gated ion channel 20, chloroplastic, giving the protein MSSYERDEIPMLPAAYLQSDAGDDSGSRGLSTRRSASMSAPSNSMDSTEYEPSLVGFTGPLRNPRRAPNTQMSGPLYANRNQEFVFQPPKGTLRQKGTEPKLDGAANNGWSAENYGGRNEHLLKSGQLGMCNDPYCTTCPMYYNVKGRTKPSRKTEIFDAKFHNMIHGDGKGWAKRMWSFLFPYIGTVMNPHNEHVQRWNQFFVLACSFAVFLDPLFFFLLFVQQDNKCIVLNWPMTTAMIVLRSMTDFIYLLHIFLQFRLAYVAPESRVAGSGDLVDDPKLIARNYLRGCFAIDFFIVLPLPQIIILLVLPGSIGASGANYAKNLLRAAILIQYIPRLWRFLPLVAGPSPTGFIFESAWSNFVINLLTFVLASHVVGSCWYLFGLQRVNQCFRDACSNSNITECTKFIDCGHGNANERFKENREDWDMWKNNENASACFGKEGFDFGIYETAVNLTTHRSLIKRYVYSLFWGFQQISTLAGNQVPSYFEWEVLFTMSIIGIGLLLFALLIGNMQNFLQALGRRRLEMSLRRRDVEQWMSHRRLPEDLRRLVRDSERYTWAATRGVNEERLMENLPEDLQREIRCHLFKFVKKVRIFQILDEPIIDAIREKLKTKTYIKGSNIMVRGGLVDKMVFIIRGQMVNKGEDGNESFLSEGDVCGEELLTWCLEHSSVNKDVKRRIPGPRLLSNRKVTCLTNVEAFVLRCADLEEVTSLFARFLKSQRVQGAIRYGSLYWRTRAARQIQVAWKYRMKRINRADSA; this is encoded by the exons atgagTTCTTATGAAAGAGATGAGATACCTATGCTACCAGCTGCATACTTACAGTCAGATGCTGGGGATGACTCTGGTAGTAGAGGATTGTCAACCAGAAGAAGTGCTTCGATGTCTGCCCCTTCAAACTCTATGGATTCCACTGAATATGAACCAAGTCTTGTGGGTTTCACCGGTCCTTTGAGAAATCCAAGACGGGCTCCTAATACACAGATGAGCGGTCCTTTATATGCAAACCGCAACCAGGAGTTTGTCTTTCAACCTCCCAAAGGTACACTACGCCAAAAGGGGACAGAGCCCAAACTAGATGGGGCTGCCAATAATGGTTGGTCAGCGGAGAATTATGGGGGTAGGAATGAGCATCTTTTGAAGTCAGGGCAACTGGGGATGTGCAATGATCCATACTGCACAACTTGTCCAATGTATTACAATGTTAAGGGGCGCACAAAGCCTTCAAGAAAAACAGAGATATTTGATGCAAAG TTTCACAATATGATACATGGAGATGGGAAAGGTTGGGCTAAGAGAATGTGGTCCTTTCTGTTCCCTTATATTGGAACAGTTATGAACCCCCACAATGAACATGTTCAACGGTGGAACCAGTTCTTTGTCCTTGCTTGCTCGTTTGCAGTTTTTTTGGACCCATTGTTCTTTTTCCTGTTATTTGTGCAGCAG GATAATAAGTGCATAGTACTAAATTGGCCGATGACAACAGCAATGATCGTCTTGAGAAGCATGACTGACTTCATTTACTTGCTCCATATATTCCTTCAG TTCAGGCTAGCTTATGTTGCTCCCGAGTCCAGAGTTGCTGGATCTGGAGATTTAGTCGATGACCCTAAATTGATTGCTCGTAATTATCTCCGTGGATGCTTTGCTATTGATTTCTTCATTGTACTGCCCCTGCCACAG ataattatattattggtcTTACCCGGTTCAATTGGAGCATCTGGCGcaaattatgcaaaaaatCTTCTTCGAGCAGCAATCCTCATACAGTATATTCCAAGGTTGTGGAGATTCTTACCTTTAGTTGCCGGTCCATCTCCAACTGGCTTCATCTTTGAATCAGCATGGTCAAATTTTGTCATCAATCTTCTTACCTTTGTTTTGGCAAGCCATGTAGTCGGCTCGTGTTGGTATCTCTTTGGCCTACAG AGGGTCAATCAATGTTTTCGAGACGCTTGTAGTAACAGCAACATTACGGAGTGTACAAAATTCATCGACTGCGGACACGGAAATGCTAACGAGAGGTTCAAGGAGAATAGAGAAGATTGGGATATGTGGAAGAACAATGAGAATGCAAGTGCTTGTTTCGGGAAAGAAGGTTTTGACTTCGGGATTTATGAGACTGCTGTCAATCTAACCACTCATAGaagtttaattaaaagatACGTGTACTCGTTGTTTTGGGGGTTCCAG CAAATTAGTACCCTTGCTGGAAATCAAGTTCCGAGCTACTTCGAGTGGGAAGTTCTTTTCACCATGTCTATCATAGGGATTGGTCTCCTGCTTTTTGCTTTGCTTATTGGGAATATGCAGAATTTTCTCCAGGCTCTTGGGCGCAG GAGGTTAGAAATGTCTCTCAGACGCCGTGATGTTGAGCAGTGGATGAGTCATCGTCGCTTGCCTGAAGACCTACGAAG GCTAGTTCGAGATTCAGAGCGTTATACTTGGGCTGCAACGAGAGGTGTAAACGAAGAAAGGTTAATGGAAAACTTACCAGAAGATCTTCAACGAGAAATAAGGTGCCATCTCTTCAAGTTTGTCAAGAAA GTCCGGATTTTCCAAATACTGGATGAACCAATCATAGACGCTATACGTGAGAAGCTGAAGACTAAAACATATATCAAAGGCAGTAACATCATGGTTCGTGGTGGCCTCGTTGACAAAATGGTTTTCATAATCCGGGGACAGATGGTGAACAAGGGAGAAGACGGGAATGAGTCTTTTTTAAGCGAAGGGGATGTCTGTGGAGAAGAACTTCTTACCTGGTGCCTCGAGCATTCTTCCGTAAATAAAG ATGTGAAGCGTAGGATCCCGGGACCTAGATTGTTGAGCAACAGGAAGGTAACGTGCCTGACAAACGTGGAAGCCTTCGTCCTGCGCTGTGCTGATCTTGAAGAAGTGACGAGTCTGTTTGCAAGATTCTTGAAAAGTCAACGCGTTCAGGGTGCCATCAG GTATGGGTCGCTCTACTGGCGCACACGTGCAGCCAGGCAAATCCAGGTGGCGTGGAAGTACAGAATGAAGCGGATAAACCGCGCAGACTCCGCGTAA